CTATCGACTGATCGACTTCGTGTTGAGCAACCTGGTGAACGCGGGCTATCTGCGTCTCTGTGTGCTCACGCAATACAAGTCGCATTCACTCGACCGACATATATCGCAGACGTGGAGGTTGTCCGGATTCGCGGGTGAGTACATCACCCCCGTCCCGGCGCAGCAGCGACTCGGGCCGCGCTGGTACACCGGCAGCGCCGACGCAATCCTGCAGTCGCTCAACCTCGTTTACGACGAAGACCCCGAGTACATCGTGGTGTTCGGCGCCGACCACGTGTACCGCATGGACCCCGAGCAGATGGTGCAGCACCACATCGACTCCGGTGCGGGTGTGACCGTCGCAGGTATCCGTGTGCCGCGCAGTGAGGCGTTTGCGTTCGGCTGCATCGACAGTGACGAGTCGGGACGCATCACGCAGTTCCTCGAGAAGCCGGCTCATCCGCCCGGCACCCCTGACGACCCCAATTCCACCTTTGCCTCCATGGGTAACTACGTGTTCACCACGAAGGTATTGGTCGACGCCATCCGCGCCGACTCCGAGAACTCCGATTCCGATCACGACATGGGCGGCGACATCATCCCCGCCCTCGTCGCGGCAGGCGAAGCGTCGGTGTACGACTTCAAGGACAACATCGTTCCAGGTGCAACCGACCGCGACCGCGGCTACTGGCGCGACGTCGGCACCCTCGACGCCTTCTACGACGCGCACATGGACCTCGTGTCGGTCCACCCCATCTTCAACCTGTACAACCGGCGCTGGCCCATCCGCGGCGCCACCGAGAACCTGGCACCCGCCAAGTTCGTGAAGGGCGGCCTCGCTCAGGAGTCGATAGTCGGCGCCGGATCGATCCTGTCCGCGGCCACCGTGCGCAACTCCGTTCTCAGCTCCAACGTGATGATCGAGGACGGCGCCACCGTCGAAGGCAGCGTCCTGATGCCGGGAGTGCGCATCGGCAAGGGAGCAGTCGTGCGCCGAGCCATCCTCGACAAGAACGTTGTTGTCGGCGACGGCGAGATCATCGGCGTCGACCTCGAACGAGACCGCGAACGATTTGCGATCAGCTCCGGTGGAGTCGTCGCAATCGGTAAGGGTGTCTGGATCTAGCTAGATCTTGCTGGCGCAGAGCAGTCCTTCACCGAGCGGAAGTAATACCCGAATCAGACGCTTGTCGTCCGCGATTGCCTTGGCGGCTTCGCGGACGGCCGCCGTCGTGGCATCCCGGGCCGACGGGTCGGCGACGCGGCCACCGGCAAGAGCGTCGTGCAGCACGATCACACCGCCCGGACGCAGCAACCGGATACCTTCACGGACGTAATGCGGTTGATCGACCGGGGCGCAATCGACGAATACCAAGTCATATCCACCGTCGGCGAGACGCGGCAGCACGTCGAGTGCATTGCCGTTGATCAAGCGCGTGCGAGCAGGCGCGATTCCACTTTCACGGAACGTCAATTTGGCTGCGCGCTGGTGCTCGGGTTCGCTGTCGATGGTGGTCAGGACTCCGTCGTCGCGCATACCGTGCAGCAACCACAGGCTGCTCACACCGGCTCCGGTACCGACCTCGACCGCCGTCCTCGCGCCGAGCATGCGAGCGAACATCGCCAGTGTCGCGCCGACGGCGGGCGTCACGGGTGCGGTCCCGAGGTCCAATGCTCGGTCCCGCGCCGCGGTAAAAATCTCGTCCTCGGAAACAACGTCCTCGACGTGGCGGAGTATCTGTTCGGCGTGGGTCACGCCCATGAGGTTATCGGGCCGGTCGCATTGACGCTGCAAGGCGCGCACCCTGACGGATTCTCAGGAATCCCTCAGCCTCTTCATAGGGCATGCACACCGCGGTAGGAGAGGGTATGTACATCGCCGGAAGTGCACGGAACGTCCGGCGGCGACGGATGAGCTGATCAACGGTGAGCCGGGAACAAAACACCTCGGTGTTCGGTTGTTCGAATCATCACGTGAGCTGACCGCGCGGCACGAAAGACCAGGAGGATCCACCTATTTTCCAGATCAACGACGAGCCTCGCCCTCGAGAGTCGGAAGTAATGACGACGGAATCGGCTGTGGATTCCGAATTGATCGGTACTGCTGTTTTCGACGCCACGGGTGAGAAGTCGGCGATGCCGTCGTGGGACGAACTCGTCCGCCAACACGGCGACCGCGTCTATCGGCTGGCCTACCGGCTGTCCGGCGACGCGCAGGATGCTGAAGATCTGACCCAGGACACGTTCATCCGCGTGTTCCGTTCTCTCTCCGACTACCAGCCCGGCACGTTCGAAGGCTGGCTGCACCGCATCACGACCAATCTGTTCCTCGACATGGTTCGCCGCCGCAACCGCATCCGCATGGAGGCGCTTCCGGAGGACTACGACCGCGTACCGTCAGCGGGTCCGGACCCCGAGCAGATCTACCACGACGCCCGTCTCGACGCCGATCTTCAGGCCGCATTGGACTCCTTGGCGCCGGATTTCCGTGCCGCTGTTGTGCTGTGTGACATCGAAGGTCTGTCGTACGAGGAAATCGGTGCCACACTGGGAGTCAAGCTCGGAACGGTTCGGAGCCGTATCCACCGTGGACGACAAGCGATTCGCGATCATCTGGCAGCAGCACAGCGCGCCGGTGATTCCGAACGTGTCGGCGTCTGACGGGGGAACGTTGGTCAATCATCTGGAGGGACGAATGACGGAGGCGCGGGCACCCCGCCAGTTCGG
The nucleotide sequence above comes from Rhodococcus sp. KBS0724. Encoded proteins:
- the glgC gene encoding glucose-1-phosphate adenylyltransferase; this encodes MRSQPHVLGIVLAGGEGKRLYPLTADRAKPAVPFGGAYRLIDFVLSNLVNAGYLRLCVLTQYKSHSLDRHISQTWRLSGFAGEYITPVPAQQRLGPRWYTGSADAILQSLNLVYDEDPEYIVVFGADHVYRMDPEQMVQHHIDSGAGVTVAGIRVPRSEAFAFGCIDSDESGRITQFLEKPAHPPGTPDDPNSTFASMGNYVFTTKVLVDAIRADSENSDSDHDMGGDIIPALVAAGEASVYDFKDNIVPGATDRDRGYWRDVGTLDAFYDAHMDLVSVHPIFNLYNRRWPIRGATENLAPAKFVKGGLAQESIVGAGSILSAATVRNSVLSSNVMIEDGATVEGSVLMPGVRIGKGAVVRRAILDKNVVVGDGEIIGVDLERDRERFAISSGGVVAIGKGVWI
- a CDS encoding O-methyltransferase, whose product is MGVTHAEQILRHVEDVVSEDEIFTAARDRALDLGTAPVTPAVGATLAMFARMLGARTAVEVGTGAGVSSLWLLHGMRDDGVLTTIDSEPEHQRAAKLTFRESGIAPARTRLINGNALDVLPRLADGGYDLVFVDCAPVDQPHYVREGIRLLRPGGVIVLHDALAGGRVADPSARDATTAAVREAAKAIADDKRLIRVLLPLGEGLLCASKI
- the sigE gene encoding RNA polymerase sigma factor SigE, which encodes MTTESAVDSELIGTAVFDATGEKSAMPSWDELVRQHGDRVYRLAYRLSGDAQDAEDLTQDTFIRVFRSLSDYQPGTFEGWLHRITTNLFLDMVRRRNRIRMEALPEDYDRVPSAGPDPEQIYHDARLDADLQAALDSLAPDFRAAVVLCDIEGLSYEEIGATLGVKLGTVRSRIHRGRQAIRDHLAAAQRAGDSERVGV